A single window of Leptospira dzoumogneensis DNA harbors:
- a CDS encoding single-stranded DNA-binding protein, with translation MANDINRVTLVGRLTRDPEFKTVNGTSLVNFSLANGRTYVTGGEKKEETHFFDCEAWGKGADIIQQYCKKGKQLVIEGRLKQDTWETMEGKKASRIRIVVENFQMIGGARENGSGEYGSSASSGSSSYSSAQDDMGSSAMDDDIPF, from the coding sequence ATGGCTAACGATATCAATCGGGTGACCCTTGTCGGGCGCCTGACCCGTGATCCGGAATTTAAAACCGTAAACGGGACTTCTCTTGTGAATTTTTCCTTAGCTAACGGTCGCACTTATGTAACCGGCGGAGAGAAAAAAGAGGAAACTCATTTTTTCGACTGCGAGGCTTGGGGAAAAGGCGCGGATATCATCCAGCAATACTGCAAAAAAGGCAAACAACTCGTGATCGAGGGTCGCCTTAAGCAGGACACCTGGGAAACCATGGAAGGCAAGAAGGCCTCCCGCATTCGTATCGTCGTGGAAAATTTCCAGATGATAGGCGGTGCAAGGGAGAATGGAAGCGGAGAGTACGGCTCTTCCGCTAGTAGCGGATCTTCTTCTTATTCATCTGCTCAAGATGATATGGGAAGTTCTGCGATGGACGACGATATACCTTTTTAA
- the rpsF gene encoding 30S ribosomal protein S6, with protein sequence MRNYEITTITRSTAKEVAKTEVLEIFKKHSINVTAEEDWGQKKLWHPIQHQDYGIFTHFKVNAEQSALEKVERDFGLNQNLLRSMIVRLNG encoded by the coding sequence TTGAGAAACTACGAGATTACTACAATCACGCGTTCAACCGCGAAGGAAGTAGCTAAAACTGAGGTCCTAGAGATCTTCAAAAAGCATTCCATCAACGTGACCGCAGAAGAAGATTGGGGTCAAAAGAAACTTTGGCATCCAATCCAACACCAAGACTACGGAATATTCACACACTTCAAAGTGAATGCAGAACAATCCGCCTTAGAAAAGGTAGAGCGTGACTTTGGTCTAAACCAAAATTTACTTCGCTCTATGATCGTCCGCCTCAATGGCTAA
- a CDS encoding FitA-like ribbon-helix-helix domain-containing protein gives MANLQVRDIDDRLYEALKRRAEMEHRSVSQEVVLLIENYLAHDNKESERKTLGFLELSGSWVDDRSPDKIVKDIRSSRTKNTIGKDADELFD, from the coding sequence ATGGCAAACTTACAAGTCAGGGACATAGACGACAGACTCTACGAAGCATTAAAAAGGAGGGCTGAAATGGAACACAGATCCGTAAGCCAAGAAGTAGTTCTTCTAATAGAGAACTATCTAGCACACGACAATAAAGAATCCGAACGTAAGACCTTGGGTTTCTTAGAATTATCAGGCTCCTGGGTAGATGACAGAAGTCCTGACAAGATCGTAAAGGACATACGTTCCTCTCGAACCAAGAACACGATAGGAAAGGATGCAGATGAGCTATTTGATTGA
- a CDS encoding type II toxin-antitoxin system VapC family toxin, which translates to MSYLIDTDIIIYSLKEDPIVRQNFLDRKNSIKSVSVITYGELVFGAQKSSYKERNLATVRRIAELFPVIELTEGIMETFGELKATQQKKGNPIEDFDLLIGSTALYLNYTLVTNNERHFQKIPGLKIENWAYAA; encoded by the coding sequence ATGAGCTATTTGATTGATACTGATATTATCATCTATAGCTTAAAGGAAGATCCGATTGTCCGGCAAAATTTTTTGGACCGTAAGAACTCCATCAAATCAGTCTCCGTAATCACTTATGGAGAATTGGTTTTTGGGGCCCAGAAATCTTCTTATAAGGAAAGAAATCTAGCTACTGTCCGAAGAATTGCCGAACTTTTTCCGGTGATAGAATTGACCGAAGGAATTATGGAAACGTTTGGAGAACTCAAGGCTACTCAGCAGAAAAAAGGAAATCCTATAGAGGACTTCGATCTACTCATAGGATCTACGGCTTTGTATTTGAACTATACCTTAGTTACGAATAACGAAAGGCATTTCCAAAAAATTCCAGGACTAAAAATAGAAAACTGGGCCTACGCAGCTTAG
- a CDS encoding CapA family protein: MLFFRKHLISSISVLLSFPILLTFACAGVPENSSSAEKPVEPQTSIVNKIETQIEKLFGKEEDPEVVKVLLGGDVMFNWGIRDTIKSKGELAPVKGLKSVFESADLRILNLETPVVSEKSWDHGKAYVFQAKESDLETMSFLGVDLVSLGNNHAMDHGPEGLEETLKFLGNRNIYSIGAGKNLEFAFRPWVWEGKDTYLRVYSATNVAEGRSHYAGQTPGVMPLDPELILKKVQIEKFQLNSSRTSKRDKKSKTISAGKQFRILSLHWGVEYSPFPTIEQRKTAKTLADGGLDIIVGHHPHIPQGIEKIGNTIVFYSLGNLIFGSRNAYLNHNLIVILHIKKSKLIDIELVPIFGKFQNEDHLVRPLEGKEAENFLKEIAVLSQDLGTKIRIEGDRGWVELN; encoded by the coding sequence ATGTTGTTTTTTCGAAAACACCTCATTTCCTCGATTTCGGTCCTTCTCAGTTTTCCGATTTTACTCACGTTTGCATGCGCTGGAGTTCCTGAAAATTCTTCCAGTGCCGAAAAACCTGTCGAACCACAAACAAGTATCGTAAATAAGATCGAAACCCAAATAGAAAAGTTATTTGGAAAAGAAGAAGATCCCGAAGTGGTAAAAGTCCTACTGGGCGGGGACGTTATGTTTAATTGGGGGATCCGGGATACGATCAAGTCCAAAGGAGAATTGGCCCCGGTTAAAGGACTAAAATCGGTTTTTGAAAGCGCTGACCTAAGAATTTTAAATTTAGAAACTCCTGTGGTATCCGAAAAAAGCTGGGATCACGGTAAGGCTTACGTTTTCCAAGCAAAAGAATCTGATCTAGAAACTATGAGCTTTTTAGGAGTGGATCTTGTTTCTCTTGGAAACAACCATGCGATGGATCATGGTCCGGAAGGACTGGAAGAAACTCTCAAATTTTTAGGAAATAGAAATATCTATTCTATCGGTGCCGGCAAAAATTTGGAGTTCGCTTTTCGTCCTTGGGTTTGGGAAGGGAAGGATACTTATCTTAGAGTTTATTCCGCAACTAATGTGGCGGAAGGTAGGTCTCATTACGCAGGACAAACTCCCGGTGTTATGCCTCTGGATCCTGAACTGATCTTAAAAAAGGTCCAAATAGAAAAATTCCAACTGAATTCATCTCGGACTTCTAAAAGAGATAAAAAATCTAAAACAATTTCCGCGGGAAAACAATTCAGGATACTTTCACTTCATTGGGGAGTGGAATATTCTCCTTTTCCGACGATTGAACAGAGAAAGACCGCAAAAACATTGGCTGACGGCGGATTGGATATTATTGTAGGACACCATCCTCATATTCCCCAAGGTATCGAGAAGATCGGAAATACGATCGTATTTTATTCTTTGGGAAATTTGATCTTTGGAAGCAGGAACGCCTACTTAAACCATAACTTAATCGTAATACTTCATATTAAAAAAAGCAAATTGATCGATATTGAGCTTGTCCCTATTTTCGGAAAGTTCCAAAATGAAGATCATTTAGTCAGACCTCTTGAAGGAAAGGAAGCCGAGAATTTTTTGAAAGAAATCGCGGTCCTTTCCCAAGACTTGGGTACTAAGATTCGGATAGAAGGAGATAGAGGCTGGGTGGAACTGAACTAA
- a CDS encoding SLC13 family permease, translating into MKLKYVGFIFSILLACVPPVFSFYGYVPPSVGGMFFIFLISAGLWIFEIIPGHATSILIIFSEIIIFSNPGKWEFLKQYAGPGKPTPPAVFLASLADSAVVLFLGSFALAKSCVKVGVDRWLANRVLPYFGTSPKYVLLGLMCITATISLWMSNTATASLMIALVFPLLMVLDKDEKFRKAVLIGIPFAANLGGIGTPIGSPPNVIAFANLKNQGYGDYISFGTWMLVAVPLLIILLFAAWFWLLRAFPASEGLTLSLRYETISEEGSEKKLRFVLFGFLTTVLLWLSESFHGIPAGVVALFPLLLFTSFGILESNDLRSLEWDVLILVAGGIALGTGIEKSGAGIWFGELIGKQAGPGESLWVLGIFFSIGLFLSTFLSNTATANLLVPLALPVAALLLPGNESYAIQLVLGSALGASLAMSLPVSTPPNAVAYAVGGFEIKDMAKVGVRIGLLGLVLVLFGFLIFK; encoded by the coding sequence ATGAAATTGAAATACGTCGGTTTTATTTTTTCCATACTACTTGCTTGTGTTCCTCCTGTATTTTCCTTTTACGGTTATGTTCCTCCTTCCGTGGGAGGGATGTTTTTTATATTTTTGATCTCTGCAGGATTATGGATTTTCGAGATTATTCCGGGTCATGCCACTTCTATCCTGATCATATTTTCCGAGATCATCATTTTTTCGAATCCAGGCAAATGGGAATTTTTAAAACAATATGCGGGCCCCGGAAAACCGACTCCTCCTGCCGTATTCTTGGCGTCACTTGCTGATTCCGCAGTTGTTTTGTTTTTGGGAAGTTTTGCATTAGCCAAGTCTTGTGTGAAAGTAGGAGTGGATCGTTGGCTTGCAAACAGGGTTCTTCCTTATTTCGGGACTTCTCCCAAATATGTATTACTCGGTCTTATGTGTATCACTGCCACAATCTCTCTTTGGATGAGTAATACTGCCACGGCTTCTCTGATGATCGCACTTGTGTTCCCATTACTTATGGTTTTGGATAAGGATGAAAAATTTAGAAAAGCGGTCCTGATCGGGATCCCATTTGCTGCAAACTTAGGGGGGATTGGAACTCCGATCGGTTCTCCTCCGAATGTGATCGCATTTGCAAATTTGAAAAACCAAGGATATGGAGATTATATTTCTTTCGGCACTTGGATGCTCGTTGCTGTTCCGCTACTCATCATTCTACTTTTTGCAGCTTGGTTCTGGCTTCTTCGCGCATTTCCCGCGAGTGAAGGTTTAACTCTTTCTCTTCGTTATGAAACGATCTCCGAAGAAGGTTCCGAGAAAAAATTGAGATTTGTTTTGTTCGGATTTTTGACTACCGTACTTCTATGGTTGAGCGAATCATTTCATGGGATACCTGCGGGAGTTGTGGCTTTATTCCCACTTCTTCTTTTTACTTCGTTCGGAATATTAGAATCTAATGATTTACGTTCTTTGGAATGGGATGTTCTGATCTTAGTTGCAGGCGGGATCGCTCTCGGGACAGGAATAGAAAAAAGCGGGGCAGGGATCTGGTTCGGAGAATTGATCGGTAAACAAGCAGGACCCGGAGAAAGTCTTTGGGTGCTTGGGATTTTCTTCTCGATTGGACTTTTTCTTTCTACATTCTTATCCAATACTGCTACTGCAAATCTTTTGGTTCCTTTGGCTCTTCCTGTTGCTGCCTTATTACTTCCTGGAAATGAATCCTATGCAATCCAGTTGGTTTTAGGATCCGCGTTAGGTGCGTCTTTAGCGATGTCTTTGCCTGTATCTACTCCTCCGAATGCAGTGGCTTATGCTGTGGGCGGTTTCGAGATCAAAGATATGGCTAAAGTGGGCGTGAGGATCGGGCTTTTGGGTTTAGTTTTAGTTCTTTTTGGCTTTCTGATCTTTAAATAA
- the purU gene encoding formyltetrahydrofolate deformylase produces MNQESNLKKNRILLIRCKDEAGLIHRITGFLANIGANIVGNQEFVEPLEKVFFMRTEYSLENSSKEEGLISELAKILPKDAELTLSNPRFPKVVLLATKEPHCLGDILLRWRYGELPMELLGVVSNHEVLGDLVRDFKLPFHCISSEGLSREEHENQLNSYLKKLQPDWIVLAKYMRILTPEFVKKWEHRILNIHHSFLPAFVGAKPYEQAYKRGVKIIGGTAHIVTENLDEGPILVQDVCHVDHGYSPERLVLYGRDLEKVVLSKALRLLLEDRVMIFQNRTIIFE; encoded by the coding sequence TTGAACCAGGAATCCAATCTGAAAAAGAACAGAATACTCTTGATCCGTTGCAAAGACGAGGCAGGACTCATCCATAGGATCACTGGATTTTTAGCGAATATCGGCGCCAATATCGTAGGTAATCAGGAATTTGTGGAACCATTGGAGAAGGTATTCTTTATGAGAACCGAATACTCTCTTGAGAACAGCTCCAAAGAAGAAGGTCTTATCTCCGAACTCGCAAAAATCCTGCCGAAAGATGCGGAGCTTACTCTATCCAACCCAAGATTTCCTAAGGTAGTTTTACTCGCTACAAAAGAGCCTCATTGTTTGGGAGATATTCTTCTTCGTTGGAGATACGGAGAATTACCCATGGAACTTTTGGGTGTGGTTTCCAATCACGAAGTTTTAGGAGATCTGGTCCGAGACTTTAAACTTCCTTTTCATTGTATTTCGAGTGAAGGGTTAAGCAGAGAAGAACATGAAAACCAATTGAATTCTTATCTGAAGAAACTCCAACCGGATTGGATCGTTCTTGCAAAATATATGAGAATACTCACTCCGGAATTCGTAAAAAAATGGGAGCATCGTATATTAAATATCCATCATTCGTTTTTACCTGCATTCGTGGGTGCAAAACCTTACGAACAAGCATATAAACGCGGGGTCAAGATCATAGGTGGAACTGCCCATATAGTGACTGAAAATTTGGACGAGGGTCCGATCTTAGTCCAAGACGTTTGTCATGTCGATCATGGTTATTCTCCGGAACGTCTGGTCCTATACGGAAGGGATCTGGAGAAGGTAGTATTATCCAAGGCTCTTCGTCTGCTTTTGGAAGATAGAGTTATGATCTTTCAAAACAGAACGATCATTTTCGAATGA
- a CDS encoding Hsp20/alpha crystallin family protein: MRNPNFFSEVRRIQNRFHNLFDPVWEGGQVYPALNVYTDQDKISVTAEVPGLSPEDLDITVAHNLLTISGEWKEYTQDKPRRIERARGKFQRRLELPVAVDSEKVEATVKDGVLTLVLPILESEKPRKIRIEAKA, encoded by the coding sequence ATGAGAAACCCTAATTTTTTTAGCGAAGTCAGAAGAATTCAAAATAGATTCCATAATTTATTCGATCCGGTCTGGGAAGGCGGACAGGTATATCCTGCGCTAAATGTTTATACAGACCAAGACAAGATCTCAGTGACCGCAGAAGTTCCTGGACTTTCTCCCGAAGATCTGGACATCACGGTAGCCCATAACCTTCTCACTATCTCAGGTGAATGGAAGGAATACACACAAGACAAACCTCGCAGGATAGAAAGAGCCAGGGGTAAATTCCAACGCAGACTAGAACTGCCGGTTGCAGTGGATTCGGAAAAGGTAGAAGCAACCGTAAAAGACGGAGTTCTTACTTTAGTGCTCCCAATCTTAGAGAGCGAAAAACCTAGAAAGATCCGTATCGAAGCAAAGGCATAA
- a CDS encoding Hsp20/alpha crystallin family protein, protein MSVSELLKTEEKAATEQEKTQRPRPTYTPSTDLYSNEEEHLLVLDLPGVKESDLEISLEKDELRISAKTSISEPKGNLRYSEYGTGDYKRTFLVSEPVEEDKISAVLKNGVLQLRLPRKKPSSKKIEVKTN, encoded by the coding sequence ATGAGCGTATCAGAATTATTAAAAACAGAAGAAAAAGCAGCAACCGAACAAGAGAAGACTCAGAGACCAAGACCGACCTACACTCCTTCAACGGATCTTTATTCGAATGAAGAAGAGCATCTTCTCGTCCTGGATCTTCCTGGTGTGAAAGAATCCGATCTTGAAATTTCTTTGGAGAAGGACGAGCTTAGGATCTCTGCGAAGACAAGTATTTCCGAACCGAAAGGTAACTTAAGATATTCGGAATACGGAACCGGAGATTATAAAAGGACCTTCCTTGTATCCGAGCCTGTGGAAGAAGATAAAATTTCCGCAGTCCTTAAGAACGGAGTCCTGCAGCTCAGACTGCCAAGGAAGAAACCTTCAAGCAAGAAGATAGAGGTCAAAACCAACTAA
- a CDS encoding DMT family protein gives MRTFLLLSLSNLFMTFAWYGHLKFFKDFPIWKTILISWGIAFLEYCFMVPANRIGYAEDGLSGFQLKILQEVITITIFVGFAILVLKEKMKWNHAVSFFLVILAVVFAFYDKE, from the coding sequence ATGAGGACTTTTCTATTACTCTCCCTTTCCAATCTATTCATGACCTTTGCCTGGTATGGTCATTTAAAGTTCTTTAAGGACTTTCCGATTTGGAAAACGATCCTGATCTCTTGGGGGATCGCATTTTTAGAATATTGTTTTATGGTACCCGCAAATCGGATCGGATATGCAGAAGATGGATTAAGCGGTTTCCAACTTAAGATCCTGCAGGAAGTGATCACGATCACTATTTTTGTAGGATTTGCAATTTTGGTATTAAAAGAAAAGATGAAATGGAATCACGCGGTAAGTTTCTTTTTGGTGATCCTTGCAGTTGTGTTCGCTTTTTATGATAAAGAATGA
- a CDS encoding SCO family protein has translation MSLLILGIGFGVGFYMKKKPSSKFASEAPVAEWKTSILKDTEGKSVRPAELPGNLFVVYFGFSHCPDMCPMALNDIENAFISLKEDSKNITPVFITIDPERDTPEVLKKYISHFPGKELVALTGGKDQIGELQKGFGVFSQKTQVPAGNGEYGMDHTLFIYLVDRTGNVLRAYPTGIKGEELAKEIRELL, from the coding sequence TTGTCCCTATTGATTCTTGGGATCGGTTTCGGCGTCGGGTTTTATATGAAGAAGAAACCTTCTTCTAAATTCGCATCCGAGGCGCCTGTAGCAGAATGGAAAACTTCTATCCTGAAAGATACAGAAGGCAAATCTGTTCGCCCTGCAGAATTACCCGGGAATTTATTCGTAGTCTATTTCGGATTTTCCCATTGTCCTGATATGTGCCCTATGGCTTTGAACGATATAGAGAACGCATTCATATCCTTAAAAGAAGACTCTAAAAATATCACTCCCGTCTTTATCACAATTGATCCGGAAAGAGATACTCCTGAAGTATTAAAAAAATATATTTCTCATTTTCCGGGAAAAGAACTCGTGGCCTTGACCGGCGGAAAGGATCAGATTGGGGAATTACAGAAAGGATTTGGAGTATTCTCCCAAAAGACCCAAGTTCCGGCAGGAAATGGAGAATATGGAATGGATCATACTCTATTCATTTATTTGGTGGATAGAACAGGAAATGTCCTAAGAGCTTATCCTACGGGAATCAAGGGAGAAGAATTAGCAAAAGAGATCAGAGAATTATTATAA
- a CDS encoding multicopper oxidase domain-containing protein, translating to MNRKDFLRWLGIGGAGLAAGTGIAGITSGKKEDPLCRTGSSVPGQTSSTPNPSIRLPGSIGGNSYGSMIHPPMFADAASLSRMELNTTIPQAPSGPKFRSEVNIIEMPLTVAHNTVVDAWTFDGVVPGKVIRARLGQEMELTFRNHSNHPHSVHFHGTHDPGQDGWEPIAPGAERIYKITAGPIGFHPYHCHVPPLASHMSKGLYGGFIVDPPGGRPPALEFMLILAGWDLNETGRNDIYAWNGIAGYYDRFPIKVPVGKKVRLYIANMTEHDPIASFHLHSQTFDVYRTGTKLVPDEHTDVITLGQTERAIVEFTLTKRGRYMFHPHQTHMADRGAMGWIVAV from the coding sequence ATGAATCGGAAGGATTTCCTTCGTTGGTTAGGAATAGGCGGTGCAGGACTCGCAGCGGGTACCGGGATCGCCGGGATTACCTCGGGCAAAAAAGAAGATCCTCTTTGTAGGACAGGATCTTCCGTTCCGGGGCAGACTTCTTCTACTCCGAATCCTTCTATCAGACTGCCTGGATCCATAGGTGGGAATTCCTATGGAAGTATGATCCATCCTCCAATGTTCGCGGATGCCGCGTCCTTGTCTAGGATGGAATTGAATACCACCATTCCTCAGGCACCTTCCGGTCCTAAGTTCCGCTCCGAGGTCAATATTATAGAAATGCCATTGACTGTGGCTCATAACACAGTCGTGGATGCTTGGACATTCGATGGTGTTGTGCCTGGAAAAGTGATCCGTGCAAGACTTGGTCAAGAGATGGAACTCACTTTTAGGAATCATTCCAATCATCCTCACTCAGTCCATTTTCATGGCACTCATGATCCGGGGCAGGATGGTTGGGAGCCGATCGCACCTGGTGCAGAAAGGATCTATAAGATCACTGCAGGTCCAATCGGTTTTCATCCTTATCATTGTCATGTTCCTCCTTTAGCGAGTCATATGTCCAAGGGTTTGTACGGTGGATTTATAGTGGATCCTCCAGGGGGAAGACCTCCCGCATTAGAGTTCATGTTGATACTTGCGGGCTGGGATCTGAATGAAACCGGCCGTAATGATATCTATGCTTGGAACGGTATCGCGGGATATTATGATCGTTTCCCTATCAAAGTTCCTGTGGGAAAAAAAGTAAGATTGTACATTGCGAATATGACTGAACATGATCCTATTGCTTCTTTTCATCTTCATTCACAAACATTCGATGTGTATAGGACCGGGACCAAACTTGTACCTGATGAACATACAGATGTGATCACTCTCGGCCAAACGGAAAGAGCGATCGTGGAATTTACACTTACTAAAAGAGGAAGATATATGTTCCATCCTCATCAGACCCATATGGCGGATAGGGGAGCAATGGGCTGGATCGTAGCAGTATGA
- a CDS encoding PLDc N-terminal domain-containing protein → METTQFYDPGFFTLLFNFYGYYIFYILFALWAPLALIDLSKREDVDPKKGSLWTAAIILVPLFGAGAYHLVGGSKIPSWAKNSLVYGGIGLLVLTLLISTIARF, encoded by the coding sequence ATGGAAACTACTCAATTTTACGATCCCGGATTTTTTACCTTACTTTTCAACTTTTACGGATACTACATTTTCTACATTTTATTCGCTCTTTGGGCTCCTTTAGCCCTGATCGATTTGTCTAAAAGAGAGGACGTTGATCCTAAAAAAGGAAGTTTATGGACTGCTGCGATCATTCTTGTTCCATTATTCGGAGCAGGAGCGTATCATTTGGTCGGCGGTTCTAAGATCCCATCTTGGGCAAAGAACAGTCTTGTGTATGGCGGGATCGGCCTTTTGGTTCTAACACTTCTGATCTCAACAATCGCAAGATTCTAA
- a CDS encoding PLDc N-terminal domain-containing protein, whose amino-acid sequence MPKFHLKERYIPVLGLLVLGILMGAFASSCSSKEGETTEGFAHVVMVDNAFSPPMQKIPVGGQIEFVNSGANPHNAIAVDKSWSTEKSFGNIVMPRGAKVKITYPKEGVFPYYCSFHASPDGKSGMVADIVVGNAAYNPAARAGKDWKVAEKFSGTTRKVPQMYPTIQNAVDAASPGDLILVDEGVYYEEVVVTTPSLTLRGTDRNKVILDGQFQRANGVIVVGANGVAVENMTARNSTLNGFFWTGVKGWRGSYLTAYNNGDYGIYAFDSVNGVLEHSYASGSPDAGIYVGQCYPCKAILYDVISENSALGYSGTNAGGELYILSSIWRNNIVGLGPNSLDRELLPPERETYIIGNLIYDNNNLTAPIKPLEYPTYGTGILIAGGLHNVIKNNVVIGHDNHGIAIFPNLDENFWFSHKNIVEGNIVHSSGFGDLTLAGPISIGNCFSNNKYQTSVPPLLEKTNSCGSGIRFPMGGEIFTAYNALSLMVDATHGIYPSGDWKNQPVPPPQANIPGGVAAPIKPAIHPFEDFGLDLDKVKLPEEAAKILAERKPKFGDVLGGFSVPKPLDIQIVIFRWFGYLLPLLLYVCLVSLSVYDLVSKSEISPGKYVWLAFVSLVPFIGGGAYLLSGRSSYPKYLRFTLVFAGFGASLAFILYLGFTIVGNVGAG is encoded by the coding sequence ATGCCTAAATTCCATTTAAAAGAAAGATATATTCCCGTTCTAGGACTATTGGTCCTTGGGATTTTGATGGGAGCCTTCGCTTCTTCTTGCAGCAGCAAAGAAGGAGAGACAACGGAAGGTTTTGCCCATGTGGTAATGGTGGATAATGCATTTTCTCCCCCTATGCAAAAGATCCCAGTCGGCGGTCAGATCGAATTCGTAAATTCAGGGGCTAACCCTCATAATGCGATCGCAGTGGATAAGTCTTGGTCTACCGAAAAAAGTTTCGGTAATATCGTGATGCCGAGAGGCGCAAAGGTAAAGATCACTTATCCTAAGGAAGGGGTTTTCCCTTACTACTGTAGCTTCCACGCTTCTCCCGATGGAAAAAGCGGAATGGTTGCGGATATCGTAGTCGGAAACGCAGCTTATAATCCGGCGGCGAGAGCAGGTAAGGATTGGAAGGTGGCTGAAAAATTCTCAGGAACCACTCGTAAAGTCCCGCAAATGTATCCTACCATCCAGAACGCAGTGGATGCCGCTTCTCCTGGAGATTTGATCCTAGTCGACGAAGGTGTATATTATGAAGAAGTGGTGGTCACTACTCCTTCTCTTACCCTAAGAGGAACGGATAGGAACAAAGTAATTTTAGACGGTCAGTTCCAAAGAGCGAACGGTGTGATCGTGGTAGGAGCGAACGGTGTTGCGGTAGAGAATATGACTGCAAGGAACTCCACGTTAAACGGATTCTTTTGGACAGGCGTAAAAGGATGGAGAGGTTCTTATCTTACCGCTTATAATAACGGAGACTATGGGATCTATGCTTTCGATTCAGTGAACGGAGTATTAGAACATTCTTATGCTTCCGGATCTCCTGATGCGGGTATCTATGTTGGTCAGTGTTATCCTTGTAAGGCTATCCTATATGATGTGATCTCCGAAAACAGCGCCTTAGGTTATTCCGGAACGAACGCAGGGGGAGAATTATACATCCTCAGCTCTATCTGGAGAAATAATATAGTAGGTTTAGGGCCGAATTCCTTGGATAGGGAACTTCTTCCTCCGGAAAGAGAAACTTATATCATAGGAAACCTGATCTATGATAATAATAATTTAACTGCTCCTATCAAACCTTTGGAATATCCTACTTATGGAACAGGAATACTGATTGCGGGCGGTTTGCATAATGTGATCAAAAATAACGTAGTGATCGGACATGATAACCACGGGATCGCGATCTTTCCGAACCTGGACGAAAATTTCTGGTTCTCTCATAAGAATATTGTGGAAGGAAACATAGTACATTCTTCCGGTTTTGGGGACTTGACTCTTGCAGGACCGATCAGTATCGGGAACTGTTTTTCAAACAACAAATACCAGACCTCTGTTCCTCCTTTATTGGAAAAAACGAATTCTTGCGGTTCAGGGATCAGATTCCCGATGGGCGGAGAAATTTTCACTGCGTATAACGCGCTTTCTTTGATGGTGGATGCTACTCATGGAATTTATCCTAGTGGAGATTGGAAGAATCAACCGGTTCCTCCTCCTCAAGCGAATATTCCCGGTGGAGTTGCCGCTCCAATTAAACCTGCTATTCATCCATTCGAAGATTTCGGTTTAGATCTGGATAAAGTAAAACTTCCTGAAGAAGCGGCTAAGATCCTCGCAGAAAGAAAGCCTAAGTTCGGGGACGTTTTAGGCGGATTTTCGGTTCCGAAACCTTTGGATATCCAGATAGTGATCTTCCGTTGGTTCGGATATTTACTTCCACTTCTTCTTTATGTATGTTTGGTCAGCTTAAGTGTTTATGATCTGGTTTCCAAATCGGAGATCAGCCCTGGTAAATACGTTTGGTTAGCATTTGTTTCCTTAGTGCCGTTCATCGGAGGAGGAGCTTATCTTCTTTCAGGCAGATCTTCTTATCCTAAATATTTGAGATTTACTCTGGTATTCGCGGGATTTGGGGCTTCTCTGGCTTTCATTCTCTATCTTGGGTTCACCATAGTAGGGAACGTCGGAGCGGGTTGA